A stretch of Hippoglossus hippoglossus isolate fHipHip1 chromosome 20, fHipHip1.pri, whole genome shotgun sequence DNA encodes these proteins:
- the u2surp gene encoding U2 snRNP-associated SURP motif-containing protein isoform X5 produces MADRTPGGSQKASAKALLESKLKSFSIGKMAVAKRTLSKKEQDELKKKKDELQAAEIYEEFLAAFEGGDGKVKAFVRGGIANATKEEAATDEKKGKLYKPKSRFDSQPKSFLPLDTPPQFLAIDKRTPVKKSTEKEKKKSNLELFKEELKQIQEERDERHKLKGRVSRFEPLAGVEGRRSSDGSSRRNRPSSVLDDCAPGSHDVGDPSTTNLYLGNINPQMNEEMLCQEFGRYGPLASVKIMWPRTDEERARERNCGFVAFMNRRDAERALKNLNGKMIMNFEMKLGWGKGVPIPPHPIYIPPSMMEHTLPPPPSGLPFNAQPRERLKNPSAPMLPPPKNKEEFEKTLSQAIVKVVIPTERNLLSLIHRMIEFVVREGPMFEAMIMNREINNPMYRFLFENQSPAHVYYRWKLYSILQGEAPAKWRTDDFRMFKNGSFWHPPPLNPYLHGPYDDGDEEEDDEDGIRKGCLKEDERDKLEEMLRAMSPRRGDISEAMLFCLNRAEAAEEIVECITESLSILKTPLPKKIARLYLVSDVLYNSSAKVANASYYRKFFETKLCQIFSDLNSTYKSIQGHLQSENFKQRVMSCFRAWEDWAVYPDPFLIKLQNIFLGLVNLTVEKEPPCVVVEVEPPEDIDGAPIGEYVDGSPLEDVDGVPIDGGAIDGAPIDGAPLDDLDGVPIKPMEEDIDGIPFDQCKEAAFKVAPSKWEAVDESELSSQAVTTSKWEALEQPEQTKKRNEDDSEEDVRSPRSDENPSFSNPTRDDSDTKTKISEMNEEKRTKLREIEVKVMKFQDELELGKRPKKSGQSIQEQVEHYREKLLQKEKEKEKLEREKEREKKEKEKADARLKDLKKEKEKEDTPTRKERKRRHSGSPSPTRSSSRRGRSSSPRSERSEKSERSDRSFSKDTTSRSTHKDSPRTSNKKSSKRSPSLPRTPKRSRRSRSKTPKKSAKKSRSKSRSPHRSHKKSKKSKH; encoded by the exons ATGGCGGACCGAACGCCTGGCGGCTCTCAGAAAGCTAGCGCTAAG GCGCTGCTCGAGAGCAAACTGAAGTCCTTCAGCATCGGCAAGATGGCAGTGGCCAAGAGGACGCTGAGCAAGAAGGAGCAGGATGAATTAAAGAAGAAG AAGGATGAGCTGCAAGCGGCGGAGATTTACGAGGAGTTTCTTGCCGCTTTTGAAGGAGGGGATGGCAAAGTCAAGGCCTTTGTCCGCGGTGGTATCGCAAATGCAACAAAAG AAGAAGCAGCTACTGATGAGAAGAAAGGGAAGTTGTACAAGCCCAAGTCACGTTTTGACTCTCAACCAAAAAGCTTCTTGCCCTTGGATACCCCACCTCAGTTTTTAGCAATAGACAAAAGAACT CCTGTAAAGAAGAGTactgaaaaggagaagaagaagagcaactTGGAACTTTTCAAAGAAGAACTGAAGCA AATACAAGAGGAACGGGACGAAAGACACAAGCTGAAGGGGCGTGTGAGCCGTTTCGAGCCTCTCGCGGGCGTTGAAGGTAGACGCTCAT CGGATGGTTCTTCAAGAAGAAACCGTCCGTCCAGTG ttttggatgacTGTGCGCCAGGTTCCCACGACGTCGGAGACCCATCCACTACCAACTTGTATCTTGGAAACATCAATCCACAG ATGAATGAGGAGATGCTGTGTCAAGAGTTTGGCAGATATGGCCCGCTGGCCAGTGTGAAGATCATGTGGCCGAGGACGGACGAAGAAAGGGCTCGGGAGAGGAACTGTGGCTTTGTGGCCTTCATGAACAGGAGGGATGCTGAGCGAGCACTCAAGAACCTCAACG GAAAGATGATAATGAACTTTGAGATGAAATTAGGGTGGGGCAAAGGTGTGCCCATTCCACCCCATCCCATTTACATCCCTCCTTCCATGATGGAGCACACActcccaccacctccctccGGCCTTCCCTTCAACGCACAGCCACGGGAGAGGCTAAAGAACCCCAGTGCTCCCATGCTTCCTCCACCCAAAAACAAGGAGGAGTTTGAGAAG ACTCTGTCGCAAGCCATAGTCAAAGTGGTTATCCCAACAGAAAG GAATTTGCTCTCTCTCATCCACCGAATGATCGAGTTTGTGGTGCGTGAAGGCCCAATGTTTGAAGCCATGATCATGAACAGAGAAATCAACAATCCCATGTACAG GTTTCTTTTCGAGAACCAGAGCCCGGCACATGTATACTACAGATGGAAGCTGTACTCCATACTGCAG GGTGAAGCACCAGCCAAATGGCGAACAGATGACTTCAGGATGTTTAAAAATGGCTCTTTCTGGCATCCACCTCCTCTTAATCCATACCTCCATGGTCCTTACGATGAtggggatgaggaagaggatgatgaggacGGCATCAGGAAAGGCTGCTTGAAAGAAGA CGAGCGGGACAAACTAGAGGAGATGCTTCGTGCTATGTCTCCAAGGAGAGGAGACATCTCGGAGGCCATGCTGTTTTGTCTCAATCGCgctgaagctgctgaagagaTCGTTGAGTGTATCACCGagtctctctccatcctcaAGACCCCTCTTCCCAAGAAG ATTGCAAGGTTATATCTTGTTTCTGATGTGCTGTATAACTCTTCTGCCAAAGTTGCCAATGCCTCATACTACAGAAAATT TTTTGAGACAAAACTCTGCCAGATTTTCTCAGACCTCAATTCAACATACAAATCAATACAGGGCCACCTTCAGAGCGAAAACTTTAAG CAACGAGTAATGTCGTGTTTCCGGGCGTGGGAGGACTGGGCTGTGTATCCTGACCCGTTCCTCATCAAGCTGCAGAACATCTTTCTGGGTCTAGTTAATCTCACGGTAGAGAAGGAACCTCCTTGCGTCGTTGTGGAG GTTGAGCCACCAGAGGACATTGATGGGGCTCCGATAGGCGAGTACGTAGATGGGAGTCCACTGGAGGATGTGGACGGAGTGCCAATTGACGGAGGGGCCATTGACGGGGCACCTATAGATGGAGCCCCCCTGGATGACCTGGACGGAGTTCCTATCAAACCCATGGAAGAAGACATAGATGGAATACCTT TCGATCAGTGTAAAGAAGCAGCCTTCAAGGTAGCGCCTTCAAAATGGGAAGCAGTGGACGAGTCGGAGTTATCATCTCAAG CTGTGACGACCTCAAAATGGGAGGCGCTGGAGCAGCCAGAACAAACAAAGAA AAGAAATGAGGACGACAGTGAGGAAGACGTGCGGAGCCCTCGCTCAGACGAAAATCCGAGCTTCTCCAATCCCACGAGAGATGATTCAGATACTAAGACCAAGATATCTGAAATGAATGAGGAGAAACGCACCAAGCTCAGAGAGATAGAG gTTAAGGTCATGAAGTTCCAGGATGAGCTGGAGTTGGGGAAAAGGCCAAAGAAGTCTGGTCAGAGTATtcaggagcaggtggagcattACAGGGAGAAACTACTACAAAAG gaaaaagaaaaggagaaacttGAGCGGGAAAAAGAgcgggagaagaaagagaaggagaaagccGATGCTCGGTTGAAAGACttgaagaaggaaaaagagaaggaggacaCGCCAACCAGGAAAGAGAG GAAGCGGCGCCACAGTGGGTCACCCAGCCCAACACGGAGCAGTAGCAGACGGGGGCGCTCCTCCTCGCCTCGCTCGGAGCGGTCGGAAAAATCTGAACGTTCCGACCGATCATTCTCTAAAGACACAACCTCCCGCTCCACCCATAAAGATTCCCCCCGAACCAGCAACAAAAAGTCCTCCAAGAG ATCTCCTTCATTACCTCGCACACCCAAACGATCCCGGCGGTCGCGCTCCAAGACGCCCAAGAAATCAGCCAAGAAGTCCCGCTCCAAATCCCGGTCTCCTCACAGGTCTCACAAAAAATCAAAGAAGAGCAAACACTGA
- the u2surp gene encoding U2 snRNP-associated SURP motif-containing protein isoform X1 — MADRTPGGSQKASAKALLESKLKSFSIGKMAVAKRTLSKKEQDELKKKKDELQAAEIYEEFLAAFEGGDGKVKAFVRGGIANATKEEAATDEKKGKLYKPKSRFDSQPKSFLPLDTPPQFLAIDKRTPVKKSTEKEKKKSNLELFKEELKQIQEERDERHKLKGRVSRFEPLAGVEGRRSSDGSSRRNRPSSVLDDCAPGSHDVGDPSTTNLYLGNINPQMNEEMLCQEFGRYGPLASVKIMWPRTDEERARERNCGFVAFMNRRDAERALKNLNGKMIMNFEMKLGWGKGVPIPPHPIYIPPSMMEHTLPPPPSGLPFNAQPRERLKNPSAPMLPPPKNKEEFEKTLSQAIVKVVIPTERNLLSLIHRMIEFVVREGPMFEAMIMNREINNPMYRFLFENQSPAHVYYRWKLYSILQGEAPAKWRTDDFRMFKNGSFWHPPPLNPYLHGPYDDGDEEEDDEDGIRKGCLKEDERDKLEEMLRAMSPRRGDISEAMLFCLNRAEAAEEIVECITESLSILKTPLPKKIARLYLVSDVLYNSSAKVANASYYRKFFETKLCQIFSDLNSTYKSIQGHLQSENFKQRVMSCFRAWEDWAVYPDPFLIKLQNIFLGLVNLTVEKEPPCVVVEVEPPEDIDGAPIGEYVDGSPLEDVDGVPIDGGAIDGAPIDGAPLDDLDGVPIKPMEEDIDGIPFDQCKEAAFKVAPSKWEAVDESELSSQAVTTSKWEALEQPEQTKKRNEDDSEEDVRSPRSDENPSFSNPTRDDSDTKTKISEMNEEKRTKLREIEVKVMKFQDELELGKRPKKSGQSIQEQVEHYREKLLQKEKEKEKLEREKEREKKEKEKADARLKDLKKEKEKEDTPTRKERHSSSVVDRKRRHSGSPSPTRSSSRRGRSSSPRSERSEKSERSDRSFSKDTTSRSTHKDSPRTSNKKSSKRSPSLPRTPKRSRRSRSKTPKKSAKKSRSKSRSPHRSHKKSKKSKH; from the exons ATGGCGGACCGAACGCCTGGCGGCTCTCAGAAAGCTAGCGCTAAG GCGCTGCTCGAGAGCAAACTGAAGTCCTTCAGCATCGGCAAGATGGCAGTGGCCAAGAGGACGCTGAGCAAGAAGGAGCAGGATGAATTAAAGAAGAAG AAGGATGAGCTGCAAGCGGCGGAGATTTACGAGGAGTTTCTTGCCGCTTTTGAAGGAGGGGATGGCAAAGTCAAGGCCTTTGTCCGCGGTGGTATCGCAAATGCAACAAAAG AAGAAGCAGCTACTGATGAGAAGAAAGGGAAGTTGTACAAGCCCAAGTCACGTTTTGACTCTCAACCAAAAAGCTTCTTGCCCTTGGATACCCCACCTCAGTTTTTAGCAATAGACAAAAGAACT CCTGTAAAGAAGAGTactgaaaaggagaagaagaagagcaactTGGAACTTTTCAAAGAAGAACTGAAGCA AATACAAGAGGAACGGGACGAAAGACACAAGCTGAAGGGGCGTGTGAGCCGTTTCGAGCCTCTCGCGGGCGTTGAAGGTAGACGCTCAT CGGATGGTTCTTCAAGAAGAAACCGTCCGTCCAGTG ttttggatgacTGTGCGCCAGGTTCCCACGACGTCGGAGACCCATCCACTACCAACTTGTATCTTGGAAACATCAATCCACAG ATGAATGAGGAGATGCTGTGTCAAGAGTTTGGCAGATATGGCCCGCTGGCCAGTGTGAAGATCATGTGGCCGAGGACGGACGAAGAAAGGGCTCGGGAGAGGAACTGTGGCTTTGTGGCCTTCATGAACAGGAGGGATGCTGAGCGAGCACTCAAGAACCTCAACG GAAAGATGATAATGAACTTTGAGATGAAATTAGGGTGGGGCAAAGGTGTGCCCATTCCACCCCATCCCATTTACATCCCTCCTTCCATGATGGAGCACACActcccaccacctccctccGGCCTTCCCTTCAACGCACAGCCACGGGAGAGGCTAAAGAACCCCAGTGCTCCCATGCTTCCTCCACCCAAAAACAAGGAGGAGTTTGAGAAG ACTCTGTCGCAAGCCATAGTCAAAGTGGTTATCCCAACAGAAAG GAATTTGCTCTCTCTCATCCACCGAATGATCGAGTTTGTGGTGCGTGAAGGCCCAATGTTTGAAGCCATGATCATGAACAGAGAAATCAACAATCCCATGTACAG GTTTCTTTTCGAGAACCAGAGCCCGGCACATGTATACTACAGATGGAAGCTGTACTCCATACTGCAG GGTGAAGCACCAGCCAAATGGCGAACAGATGACTTCAGGATGTTTAAAAATGGCTCTTTCTGGCATCCACCTCCTCTTAATCCATACCTCCATGGTCCTTACGATGAtggggatgaggaagaggatgatgaggacGGCATCAGGAAAGGCTGCTTGAAAGAAGA CGAGCGGGACAAACTAGAGGAGATGCTTCGTGCTATGTCTCCAAGGAGAGGAGACATCTCGGAGGCCATGCTGTTTTGTCTCAATCGCgctgaagctgctgaagagaTCGTTGAGTGTATCACCGagtctctctccatcctcaAGACCCCTCTTCCCAAGAAG ATTGCAAGGTTATATCTTGTTTCTGATGTGCTGTATAACTCTTCTGCCAAAGTTGCCAATGCCTCATACTACAGAAAATT TTTTGAGACAAAACTCTGCCAGATTTTCTCAGACCTCAATTCAACATACAAATCAATACAGGGCCACCTTCAGAGCGAAAACTTTAAG CAACGAGTAATGTCGTGTTTCCGGGCGTGGGAGGACTGGGCTGTGTATCCTGACCCGTTCCTCATCAAGCTGCAGAACATCTTTCTGGGTCTAGTTAATCTCACGGTAGAGAAGGAACCTCCTTGCGTCGTTGTGGAG GTTGAGCCACCAGAGGACATTGATGGGGCTCCGATAGGCGAGTACGTAGATGGGAGTCCACTGGAGGATGTGGACGGAGTGCCAATTGACGGAGGGGCCATTGACGGGGCACCTATAGATGGAGCCCCCCTGGATGACCTGGACGGAGTTCCTATCAAACCCATGGAAGAAGACATAGATGGAATACCTT TCGATCAGTGTAAAGAAGCAGCCTTCAAGGTAGCGCCTTCAAAATGGGAAGCAGTGGACGAGTCGGAGTTATCATCTCAAG CTGTGACGACCTCAAAATGGGAGGCGCTGGAGCAGCCAGAACAAACAAAGAA AAGAAATGAGGACGACAGTGAGGAAGACGTGCGGAGCCCTCGCTCAGACGAAAATCCGAGCTTCTCCAATCCCACGAGAGATGATTCAGATACTAAGACCAAGATATCTGAAATGAATGAGGAGAAACGCACCAAGCTCAGAGAGATAGAG gTTAAGGTCATGAAGTTCCAGGATGAGCTGGAGTTGGGGAAAAGGCCAAAGAAGTCTGGTCAGAGTATtcaggagcaggtggagcattACAGGGAGAAACTACTACAAAAG gaaaaagaaaaggagaaacttGAGCGGGAAAAAGAgcgggagaagaaagagaaggagaaagccGATGCTCGGTTGAAAGACttgaagaaggaaaaagagaaggaggacaCGCCAACCAGGAAAGAGAG ACATTCGTCTTCTGTGGTTGACAGGAAGCGGCGCCACAGTGGGTCACCCAGCCCAACACGGAGCAGTAGCAGACGGGGGCGCTCCTCCTCGCCTCGCTCGGAGCGGTCGGAAAAATCTGAACGTTCCGACCGATCATTCTCTAAAGACACAACCTCCCGCTCCACCCATAAAGATTCCCCCCGAACCAGCAACAAAAAGTCCTCCAAGAG ATCTCCTTCATTACCTCGCACACCCAAACGATCCCGGCGGTCGCGCTCCAAGACGCCCAAGAAATCAGCCAAGAAGTCCCGCTCCAAATCCCGGTCTCCTCACAGGTCTCACAAAAAATCAAAGAAGAGCAAACACTGA
- the u2surp gene encoding U2 snRNP-associated SURP motif-containing protein isoform X7 — MADRTPGGSQKASAKALLESKLKSFSIGKMAVAKRTLSKKEQDELKKKKDELQAAEIYEEFLAAFEGGDGKVKAFVRGGIANATKEEAATDEKKGKLYKPKSRFDSQPKSFLPLDTPPQFLAIDKRTPVKKSTEKEKKKSNLELFKEELKQIQEERDERHKLKGRVSRFEPLAGVEGRRSFLDDCAPGSHDVGDPSTTNLYLGNINPQMNEEMLCQEFGRYGPLASVKIMWPRTDEERARERNCGFVAFMNRRDAERALKNLNGKMIMNFEMKLGWGKGVPIPPHPIYIPPSMMEHTLPPPPSGLPFNAQPRERLKNPSAPMLPPPKNKEEFEKTLSQAIVKVVIPTERNLLSLIHRMIEFVVREGPMFEAMIMNREINNPMYRFLFENQSPAHVYYRWKLYSILQGEAPAKWRTDDFRMFKNGSFWHPPPLNPYLHGPYDDGDEEEDDEDGIRKGCLKEDERDKLEEMLRAMSPRRGDISEAMLFCLNRAEAAEEIVECITESLSILKTPLPKKIARLYLVSDVLYNSSAKVANASYYRKFFETKLCQIFSDLNSTYKSIQGHLQSENFKQRVMSCFRAWEDWAVYPDPFLIKLQNIFLGLVNLTVEKEPPCVVVEVEPPEDIDGAPIGEYVDGSPLEDVDGVPIDGGAIDGAPIDGAPLDDLDGVPIKPMEEDIDGIPFDQCKEAAFKVAPSKWEAVDESELSSQAVTTSKWEALEQPEQTKKRNEDDSEEDVRSPRSDENPSFSNPTRDDSDTKTKISEMNEEKRTKLREIEVKVMKFQDELELGKRPKKSGQSIQEQVEHYREKLLQKEKEKEKLEREKEREKKEKEKADARLKDLKKEKEKEDTPTRKERHSSSVVDRKRRHSGSPSPTRSSSRRGRSSSPRSERSEKSERSDRSFSKDTTSRSTHKDSPRTSNKKSSKRSPSLPRTPKRSRRSRSKTPKKSAKKSRSKSRSPHRSHKKSKKSKH; from the exons ATGGCGGACCGAACGCCTGGCGGCTCTCAGAAAGCTAGCGCTAAG GCGCTGCTCGAGAGCAAACTGAAGTCCTTCAGCATCGGCAAGATGGCAGTGGCCAAGAGGACGCTGAGCAAGAAGGAGCAGGATGAATTAAAGAAGAAG AAGGATGAGCTGCAAGCGGCGGAGATTTACGAGGAGTTTCTTGCCGCTTTTGAAGGAGGGGATGGCAAAGTCAAGGCCTTTGTCCGCGGTGGTATCGCAAATGCAACAAAAG AAGAAGCAGCTACTGATGAGAAGAAAGGGAAGTTGTACAAGCCCAAGTCACGTTTTGACTCTCAACCAAAAAGCTTCTTGCCCTTGGATACCCCACCTCAGTTTTTAGCAATAGACAAAAGAACT CCTGTAAAGAAGAGTactgaaaaggagaagaagaagagcaactTGGAACTTTTCAAAGAAGAACTGAAGCA AATACAAGAGGAACGGGACGAAAGACACAAGCTGAAGGGGCGTGTGAGCCGTTTCGAGCCTCTCGCGGGCGTTGAAGGTAGACGCTCAT ttttggatgacTGTGCGCCAGGTTCCCACGACGTCGGAGACCCATCCACTACCAACTTGTATCTTGGAAACATCAATCCACAG ATGAATGAGGAGATGCTGTGTCAAGAGTTTGGCAGATATGGCCCGCTGGCCAGTGTGAAGATCATGTGGCCGAGGACGGACGAAGAAAGGGCTCGGGAGAGGAACTGTGGCTTTGTGGCCTTCATGAACAGGAGGGATGCTGAGCGAGCACTCAAGAACCTCAACG GAAAGATGATAATGAACTTTGAGATGAAATTAGGGTGGGGCAAAGGTGTGCCCATTCCACCCCATCCCATTTACATCCCTCCTTCCATGATGGAGCACACActcccaccacctccctccGGCCTTCCCTTCAACGCACAGCCACGGGAGAGGCTAAAGAACCCCAGTGCTCCCATGCTTCCTCCACCCAAAAACAAGGAGGAGTTTGAGAAG ACTCTGTCGCAAGCCATAGTCAAAGTGGTTATCCCAACAGAAAG GAATTTGCTCTCTCTCATCCACCGAATGATCGAGTTTGTGGTGCGTGAAGGCCCAATGTTTGAAGCCATGATCATGAACAGAGAAATCAACAATCCCATGTACAG GTTTCTTTTCGAGAACCAGAGCCCGGCACATGTATACTACAGATGGAAGCTGTACTCCATACTGCAG GGTGAAGCACCAGCCAAATGGCGAACAGATGACTTCAGGATGTTTAAAAATGGCTCTTTCTGGCATCCACCTCCTCTTAATCCATACCTCCATGGTCCTTACGATGAtggggatgaggaagaggatgatgaggacGGCATCAGGAAAGGCTGCTTGAAAGAAGA CGAGCGGGACAAACTAGAGGAGATGCTTCGTGCTATGTCTCCAAGGAGAGGAGACATCTCGGAGGCCATGCTGTTTTGTCTCAATCGCgctgaagctgctgaagagaTCGTTGAGTGTATCACCGagtctctctccatcctcaAGACCCCTCTTCCCAAGAAG ATTGCAAGGTTATATCTTGTTTCTGATGTGCTGTATAACTCTTCTGCCAAAGTTGCCAATGCCTCATACTACAGAAAATT TTTTGAGACAAAACTCTGCCAGATTTTCTCAGACCTCAATTCAACATACAAATCAATACAGGGCCACCTTCAGAGCGAAAACTTTAAG CAACGAGTAATGTCGTGTTTCCGGGCGTGGGAGGACTGGGCTGTGTATCCTGACCCGTTCCTCATCAAGCTGCAGAACATCTTTCTGGGTCTAGTTAATCTCACGGTAGAGAAGGAACCTCCTTGCGTCGTTGTGGAG GTTGAGCCACCAGAGGACATTGATGGGGCTCCGATAGGCGAGTACGTAGATGGGAGTCCACTGGAGGATGTGGACGGAGTGCCAATTGACGGAGGGGCCATTGACGGGGCACCTATAGATGGAGCCCCCCTGGATGACCTGGACGGAGTTCCTATCAAACCCATGGAAGAAGACATAGATGGAATACCTT TCGATCAGTGTAAAGAAGCAGCCTTCAAGGTAGCGCCTTCAAAATGGGAAGCAGTGGACGAGTCGGAGTTATCATCTCAAG CTGTGACGACCTCAAAATGGGAGGCGCTGGAGCAGCCAGAACAAACAAAGAA AAGAAATGAGGACGACAGTGAGGAAGACGTGCGGAGCCCTCGCTCAGACGAAAATCCGAGCTTCTCCAATCCCACGAGAGATGATTCAGATACTAAGACCAAGATATCTGAAATGAATGAGGAGAAACGCACCAAGCTCAGAGAGATAGAG gTTAAGGTCATGAAGTTCCAGGATGAGCTGGAGTTGGGGAAAAGGCCAAAGAAGTCTGGTCAGAGTATtcaggagcaggtggagcattACAGGGAGAAACTACTACAAAAG gaaaaagaaaaggagaaacttGAGCGGGAAAAAGAgcgggagaagaaagagaaggagaaagccGATGCTCGGTTGAAAGACttgaagaaggaaaaagagaaggaggacaCGCCAACCAGGAAAGAGAG ACATTCGTCTTCTGTGGTTGACAGGAAGCGGCGCCACAGTGGGTCACCCAGCCCAACACGGAGCAGTAGCAGACGGGGGCGCTCCTCCTCGCCTCGCTCGGAGCGGTCGGAAAAATCTGAACGTTCCGACCGATCATTCTCTAAAGACACAACCTCCCGCTCCACCCATAAAGATTCCCCCCGAACCAGCAACAAAAAGTCCTCCAAGAG ATCTCCTTCATTACCTCGCACACCCAAACGATCCCGGCGGTCGCGCTCCAAGACGCCCAAGAAATCAGCCAAGAAGTCCCGCTCCAAATCCCGGTCTCCTCACAGGTCTCACAAAAAATCAAAGAAGAGCAAACACTGA